The Candidatus Poribacteria bacterium genome includes a window with the following:
- a CDS encoding PEP-CTERM sorting domain-containing protein codes for MKMMMVFAGFVLMIAYCVIGNPINMAEAEEVLGTGTESLLGGDLTDPEDDGDPEADEGYNATFTANEEPGFAGGEFSFNVFDNILGPGNDKWCCGRGGGIPEEGLHITAEFEEPYGLTHFTVSSANDVPARDPTVWEVQGSNDGEDFTTIYSHDGDSFWTERLQVVLFEAGEDFDVQEVGYRFFRHVTFDTASNPAGAYFQIGEIEYFGDANLTAVDPKAKLTTTWGHLKNAR; via the coding sequence ATGAAAATGATGATGGTATTCGCAGGATTTGTGTTGATGATAGCCTATTGTGTTATCGGAAACCCGATCAATATGGCAGAGGCGGAGGAAGTCTTGGGAACAGGAACGGAATCCCTGTTAGGAGGAGACCTAACCGACCCCGAAGACGATGGTGACCCTGAAGCAGATGAGGGTTACAACGCCACTTTCACAGCCAACGAGGAACCCGGATTCGCGGGCGGTGAATTCTCGTTTAACGTTTTCGATAACATCCTTGGCCCCGGCAATGACAAATGGTGCTGCGGACGTGGGGGCGGCATTCCAGAGGAAGGTCTACACATAACCGCTGAGTTTGAGGAGCCGTACGGATTGACCCACTTCACGGTATCTTCAGCGAACGATGTCCCTGCAAGGGATCCTACAGTGTGGGAAGTTCAGGGGTCGAACGATGGCGAGGATTTCACGACGATCTATTCTCACGACGGGGATAGCTTTTGGACTGAGCGGCTGCAAGTCGTTCTTTTTGAGGCAGGTGAAGATTTCGACGTTCAAGAAGTCGGGTATCGTTTTTTTCGGCATGTCACTTTTGACACCGCATCGAACCCGGCTGGTGCGTACTTTCAAATTGGCGAAATTGAGTACTTCGGCGATGCTAATCTTACCGCTGTAGACCCTAAAGCCAAGCTCACGACCACATGGGGACACCTCAAAAACGCCCGATAA